In Drosophila santomea strain STO CAGO 1482 chromosome 3L, Prin_Dsan_1.1, whole genome shotgun sequence, a single window of DNA contains:
- the LOC120448129 gene encoding charged multivesicular body protein 7 — protein sequence MSLASSDKESESGQFSFPASWQDNVRMQVQFAMFRSRHLDAESYDAKMNFWMELIAKYLKFSGRPIFSLRNLQLLFMRGDQLPACLDTVISEMQKRKQIRSRSEFEHDPANSWSGWLVNSLVTRPLSWGWSKIKHSVVTEDLEASTLVEWIHLDVLNNTCDLIIEKVLSENTGKLLHFNAFKTHCKTHGVRIHSDKDLCVCLLALNVRQTVGLEFKVEKGIRQIHLIKIPRKEGDDLNISQEDQAVHNLQNTQSQLLKQLEELEEEIKVNDDKARQYMKGNKRQMAKTYLRKRHLLEKNHERRSLALHNIESLLSSVDEAQNSGAVLDAYKIGSNTLKKVLSDSGLKYDNVDEVLADVRDTLDQHREVQDVMSNSVVENAILEEDQLEQELRELCGESAPATLSSLINNNRKAEVVITDEEMIAMLQDLEVEDGTISQSSAKTVKTVQGL from the exons ATGAGCCTTGCAAGCAGTGACAAGGAAAGTGAATCTGGCCAGTTTAGCTTTCCCGCCAGCTGGCAGGATAACGTTAGAATGCAGGTGCAGTTCGCCATGTTTCGATCGAGACACCTGGATGCGGAGAGCTACGACGCAAAAATGAATTTCTGGATGgaattaattgcaaaatatCTGAAGTTCAGCGGGCGACCAATCTTCAGCCTGCGGaatctgcagctgctgttcaTGAGGGGTGACCAATTGCCCGCCTGCCTGGACACCGTGATATCTGAGATGCAAAAGAGGAAGCAGATCCGCTCCCGCAGTGAATTCGAGCACGATCCGGCCAATTCCTGGAGTGGATGGCTTGTCAACAGCCTAGTCACACGTCCCCTTTCATGGGGCTGGTCGAAAATAAAGCACAGCGTGGTGACGGAGGACCTAGAGGCCTCAACTTTAGTTGAATGGATTCACCTAGATGTCTTAAAT AACACTTGCGATCTCATAATCGAAAAAGTCCTGTCGGAAAACACTGGAAAGCTACTGCATTTTAATGCGTTCAAAACGCATTGTAAGACTCACGGAGTTCGCATTCACTCAGACAAAGATCTATGCGTTTGCCTATTGGCCCTAAATGTTCGCCAAACTGTCGGCCTAGAATTTAAAGTAGAAAAAGGGATACGCCAAATTCATTTGATCAAAATACCAA GAAAGGAGGGCGATGATCTTAATATAAGCCAAGAAGACCAGGCCGTCCACAATCTTCAGAATACACAATCGCAGTTACTAAAGCAGTTGGAGGAACTAGAGGAGGAGATCAAGGTAAACGATGACAAAGCGCGCCAGTACATGAAAGGGAACAAgcggcaaatggcaaaaaccTATCTACGAAAAAGGCATCTCCTGGAAAAGAATCATG AACGTCGCAGTCTTGCCTTGCACAACATCGAATCTCTTCTGTCCAGTGTGGATGAGGCTCAAAACAGTGGTGCTGTTCTGGATGCCTACAAAATCGGATCAAATACTTTGAAGAAGGTTCTTTCGGATTCTGGATTGAAGTACGACAATGTCGACGAAGTATTGGCCGATGTGCGAGATACTCTGGACCAGCATCGGGAAGTTCAGGACGTAATGTCCAATAGCGTTGTGGAGAACGCAATCCTGGAAGAAGATCAACTAGAGCAGGAATTGCGCGAACTGTGTGGAGAATCTGCGCCGGCTACGTTAAGTTCACttattaacaacaacagaaagGCGGAGGTTGTGATTACGGACGAGGAGATGATTGCCATGCTGCAAGATCTCGAGGTGGAGGATGGTACCATATCGCAATCAAGTGCCAAAACCGTCAAAACTGTACAGGGACTTTAA
- the LOC120448125 gene encoding rho-related BTB domain-containing protein 1 isoform X1: MPKMDNEQPHQELVKCVLVGDTAVGKTRLICARACNKHVSLSQLLSTHVPTVWAIDQYRIYKDVLERSWEVVDGVNVSLRLWDTFGDHDKDRRFAYGRSDVVLLCFSIASPISLRNCKMMWYPEIRRFCPDVPVILVGCKNDLRYMYRDENYLSYFGEKGTFVRAALKSDLVMPDEARAVAKELGVAYYETSVFTYFGVNEVFENAIRSALIARRQQRFWMTNLKKVQKPLLQAPFRPPKPPPPEVTVMVGNYRQDIYNMFLSQAYTDLVLVGAGGTKFAVHRFMLAAASSIFQRLLSTELTDMGGRSSSESSMVSSTFGEATIADFNDDTESLIRYESRTQRRMWEHLKRRSSYQALPLMESKRSNDLYRELHHPVLQSIRLVHVENHRGTNGLQTIVTLSKLISQQAVHQCLRFIYTGTIDKDCNNLEEIREAADLLELPQLTQLLSRPQTVMENSSDEPNPHICLRIKESMERHCIGDGCFSDVTFELDDGLMKAHRAVLVGRCDVMRAMLLGDFREAHSNVIVFPGVTIYTFHKLLCYLYTDQIPPISAVKCLNLLELANRLCLPRLLNLVECRVIEDLTLISQNETNETVDHCLKLLEPVKLHNAHQLAEWCMSYLCVNYNLICKFSLKGLKALHQDNQEYLREHRWPPVWYLKDYDYYQRCLNELNKELKLKTSRRESPSDDEGCLCFTGVFSCWLLGKSKRSGDGSGTTENSNADNQIFNSAGNSLNHIDLEADMDLNL, encoded by the exons ATGCCTAAAATGGACAACGAGCAGCCGCATCAAGAGTTGGTGAAGTGCGTCCTGGTGGGGGACACGGCGGTGGGCAAGACCCGTCTGATCTGCGCGAGGGCCTGCAACAAACATGTCTCGCTATCCCAGCTCCTCTCCACACACGTGCCGACCGTGTGGGCTATCGACCAGTATCGCATATACAAAGAT gtTCTCGAGCGATCCTGGGAGGTGGTGGATGGAGTGAATGTCTCACTTCGCCTATGGGATACATTTGGTGACCACGACAAGGATCGGCGTTTCGCATACGGCAG ATCTGATGTGGTGCTGCTGTGCTTTTCCATTGCCAGTCCAATTTCCTTGCGCAACTGCAAGATGATGTGGTATCCGGAAATTCGCCGCTTTTGTCCGGATGTTCCTGTCATTCTAGTTGGCTGCAAGAACGACCTGCGCTACATGTATCGCGACGAGAACTATCTCTCGTATTTCGGCGAGAAGGGAACCTTTGTTCG AGCGGCATTGAAGAGTGACCTGGTTATGCCGGATGAGGCGCGTGCCGTCGCCAAAGAGCTGGGGGTGGCCTACTACGAGACCAGTGTGTTCACCTACTTTGGAGTGAATGAGGTGTTTGAAAATGCCATCCGATCCGCGTTGATTGCACGGCGACAGCAGCGCTTCTGGATGACAAACCTAAAAAAGGTACAGAAGCCCCTGCTGCAAGCCCCGTTCCGGCCACCGAAGCCACCACCACCGGAGGTCACCGTCATGGTCGGCAACTATCGGCAGGATATCTACAACATGTTCCTGTCGCAGGCCTACACCGACCTTGTTCTGGTCGGGGCGGGTGGCACCAAGTTCGCCGTGCACAGGTTCATGCTAGCCGCCGCGTCCAGCATCTTCCAGCGCCTGCTTAGCACTGAGCTGACTGATATGGGCGGGCGGAGCAGCAGCGAATCTAGCATGGTCAGCTCAACATTCGGGGAGGCCACCATTGCGGACTTTAACGACGACACAGAGTCCCTGATCCGCTACGAATCACGCACACAACG CAGAATGTGGGAACATTTAAAGCGCCGCTCCAGTTATCAGGCGTTACCTCTCATGGAGTCTAAGCGGTCCAACGATCTGTACAGGGAGCTACATCATCCGGTTCTGCAGAGCATTCGCCTGGTGCACGTGGAAAATCATCGGGGTACAAATGGTCTGCAGACAATTGTCACCCTTAGCAAGCTTATATCTCAGCAAGCTGTGCATCAGTGCCTGAGATTTATTTATACCGGTACCATTGACAAGGATTGCAATAATCTGGAG GAAATTAGAGAAGCTGCCGATCTATTAGAACTGCCGCAACTAACTCAGCTACTTTCCAGGCCTCAAACCGTTATGGAGAACTCCAGCGATGAGCCAAATCCACACATTTGCCTT CGCATCAAAGAAAGCATGGAACGGCATTGCATTGGTGACGGGTGCTTCAGTGATGTCACTTTTGAATTGGATGATGGTTTAATGAAG GCACACCGCGCTGTGTTAGTTGGTCGTTGTGATGTCATGCGCGCAATGTTGTTGGGTGACTTTCGCGAGGCGCATTCCAATGTG ATCGTATTCCCTGGAGTTACAATTTACACATTCCACAAGCTGCTGTGCTACCTGTACACTGATCAGATTCCGCCAATCTCGGCCGTCAAGTGCCTCAATCTGTTGGAGCTGGCCAACAGACTCTGCCTGCCACGGCTGCTAAACCTGGTTGAGTGCCGCGTTATTGAAGATCTCACATTGATTTCCCAGAACGAAACCAATGAAACGGTGGATCACTGTCTAAAGTTACTGGAGCCAGTGAAG CTGCACAACGCACATCAATTGGCCGAGTGGTGCATGTCATACCTGTGCGTCAATTACAACCTTATTTGTAAGTTTTCACTCAAGGGCCTAAAGGCGCTGCACCAGGATAATCAGGAGTACTTGCGAGAGCACCGATGGCCTCCTGTCTGGTATCTCAAGGACTATGATTACTATCAGCGATGCCTGAACGAGTTGAACAAGGAGCTAAAGCTAAAGACTTCGAGGCGGGAGTCGCCAAGCGATGACGAGGGTTGTCTGTGCTTCACGGGCG TATTCTCTTGCTGGCTGTTAGGTAAATCGAAGCGCAGCGGTGATGGGAGTGGCACTACGGAGAACAGCAACGCAGATAATCAGATCTTTAACAGCGCCGGCAACTCGCTCAACCACATTGATTTGGAGGCGGACATGGACTTGAATCTCTGA
- the LOC120448125 gene encoding rho-related BTB domain-containing protein 1 isoform X4 has protein sequence MPKMDNEQPHQELVKCVLVGDTAVGKTRLICARACNKHVSLSQLLSTHVPTVWAIDQYRIYKDVLERSWEVVDGVNVSLRLWDTFGDHDKDRRFAYGRSDVVLLCFSIASPISLRNCKMMWYPEIRRFCPDVPVILVGCKNDLRYMYRDENYLSYFGEKGTFVRAALKSDLVMPDEARAVAKELGVAYYETSVFTYFGVNEVFENAIRSALIARRQQRFWMTNLKKVQKPLLQAPFRPPKPPPPEVTVMVGNYRQDIYNMFLSQAYTDLVLVGAGGTKFAVHRFMLAAASSIFQRLLSTELTDMGGRSSSESSMVSSTFGEATIADFNDDTESLIRYESRTQRMWEHLKRRSSYQALPLMESKRSNDLYRELHHPVLQSIRLVHVENHRGTNGLQTIVTLSKLISQQAVHQCLRFIYTGTIDKDCNNLEEIREAADLLELPQLTQLLSRPQTVMENSSDEPNPHICLRIKESMERHCIGDGCFSDVTFELDDGLMKAHRAVLVGRCDVMRAMLLGDFREAHSNVIVFPGVTIYTFHKLLCYLYTDQIPPISAVKCLNLLELANRLCLPRLLNLVECRVIEDLTLISQNETNETVDHCLKLLEPVKLHNAHQLAEWCMSYLCVNYNLICKFSLKGLKALHQDNQEYLREHRWPPVWYLKDYDYYQRCLNELNKELKLKTSRRESPSDDEGCLCFTGGKSKRSGDGSGTTENSNADNQIFNSAGNSLNHIDLEADMDLNL, from the exons ATGCCTAAAATGGACAACGAGCAGCCGCATCAAGAGTTGGTGAAGTGCGTCCTGGTGGGGGACACGGCGGTGGGCAAGACCCGTCTGATCTGCGCGAGGGCCTGCAACAAACATGTCTCGCTATCCCAGCTCCTCTCCACACACGTGCCGACCGTGTGGGCTATCGACCAGTATCGCATATACAAAGAT gtTCTCGAGCGATCCTGGGAGGTGGTGGATGGAGTGAATGTCTCACTTCGCCTATGGGATACATTTGGTGACCACGACAAGGATCGGCGTTTCGCATACGGCAG ATCTGATGTGGTGCTGCTGTGCTTTTCCATTGCCAGTCCAATTTCCTTGCGCAACTGCAAGATGATGTGGTATCCGGAAATTCGCCGCTTTTGTCCGGATGTTCCTGTCATTCTAGTTGGCTGCAAGAACGACCTGCGCTACATGTATCGCGACGAGAACTATCTCTCGTATTTCGGCGAGAAGGGAACCTTTGTTCG AGCGGCATTGAAGAGTGACCTGGTTATGCCGGATGAGGCGCGTGCCGTCGCCAAAGAGCTGGGGGTGGCCTACTACGAGACCAGTGTGTTCACCTACTTTGGAGTGAATGAGGTGTTTGAAAATGCCATCCGATCCGCGTTGATTGCACGGCGACAGCAGCGCTTCTGGATGACAAACCTAAAAAAGGTACAGAAGCCCCTGCTGCAAGCCCCGTTCCGGCCACCGAAGCCACCACCACCGGAGGTCACCGTCATGGTCGGCAACTATCGGCAGGATATCTACAACATGTTCCTGTCGCAGGCCTACACCGACCTTGTTCTGGTCGGGGCGGGTGGCACCAAGTTCGCCGTGCACAGGTTCATGCTAGCCGCCGCGTCCAGCATCTTCCAGCGCCTGCTTAGCACTGAGCTGACTGATATGGGCGGGCGGAGCAGCAGCGAATCTAGCATGGTCAGCTCAACATTCGGGGAGGCCACCATTGCGGACTTTAACGACGACACAGAGTCCCTGATCCGCTACGAATCACGCACACAACG AATGTGGGAACATTTAAAGCGCCGCTCCAGTTATCAGGCGTTACCTCTCATGGAGTCTAAGCGGTCCAACGATCTGTACAGGGAGCTACATCATCCGGTTCTGCAGAGCATTCGCCTGGTGCACGTGGAAAATCATCGGGGTACAAATGGTCTGCAGACAATTGTCACCCTTAGCAAGCTTATATCTCAGCAAGCTGTGCATCAGTGCCTGAGATTTATTTATACCGGTACCATTGACAAGGATTGCAATAATCTGGAG GAAATTAGAGAAGCTGCCGATCTATTAGAACTGCCGCAACTAACTCAGCTACTTTCCAGGCCTCAAACCGTTATGGAGAACTCCAGCGATGAGCCAAATCCACACATTTGCCTT CGCATCAAAGAAAGCATGGAACGGCATTGCATTGGTGACGGGTGCTTCAGTGATGTCACTTTTGAATTGGATGATGGTTTAATGAAG GCACACCGCGCTGTGTTAGTTGGTCGTTGTGATGTCATGCGCGCAATGTTGTTGGGTGACTTTCGCGAGGCGCATTCCAATGTG ATCGTATTCCCTGGAGTTACAATTTACACATTCCACAAGCTGCTGTGCTACCTGTACACTGATCAGATTCCGCCAATCTCGGCCGTCAAGTGCCTCAATCTGTTGGAGCTGGCCAACAGACTCTGCCTGCCACGGCTGCTAAACCTGGTTGAGTGCCGCGTTATTGAAGATCTCACATTGATTTCCCAGAACGAAACCAATGAAACGGTGGATCACTGTCTAAAGTTACTGGAGCCAGTGAAG CTGCACAACGCACATCAATTGGCCGAGTGGTGCATGTCATACCTGTGCGTCAATTACAACCTTATTTGTAAGTTTTCACTCAAGGGCCTAAAGGCGCTGCACCAGGATAATCAGGAGTACTTGCGAGAGCACCGATGGCCTCCTGTCTGGTATCTCAAGGACTATGATTACTATCAGCGATGCCTGAACGAGTTGAACAAGGAGCTAAAGCTAAAGACTTCGAGGCGGGAGTCGCCAAGCGATGACGAGGGTTGTCTGTGCTTCACGGGCG GTAAATCGAAGCGCAGCGGTGATGGGAGTGGCACTACGGAGAACAGCAACGCAGATAATCAGATCTTTAACAGCGCCGGCAACTCGCTCAACCACATTGATTTGGAGGCGGACATGGACTTGAATCTCTGA
- the LOC120448125 gene encoding rho-related BTB domain-containing protein 1 isoform X2, with amino-acid sequence MPKMDNEQPHQELVKCVLVGDTAVGKTRLICARACNKHVSLSQLLSTHVPTVWAIDQYRIYKDVLERSWEVVDGVNVSLRLWDTFGDHDKDRRFAYGRSDVVLLCFSIASPISLRNCKMMWYPEIRRFCPDVPVILVGCKNDLRYMYRDENYLSYFGEKGTFVRAALKSDLVMPDEARAVAKELGVAYYETSVFTYFGVNEVFENAIRSALIARRQQRFWMTNLKKVQKPLLQAPFRPPKPPPPEVTVMVGNYRQDIYNMFLSQAYTDLVLVGAGGTKFAVHRFMLAAASSIFQRLLSTELTDMGGRSSSESSMVSSTFGEATIADFNDDTESLIRYESRTQRMWEHLKRRSSYQALPLMESKRSNDLYRELHHPVLQSIRLVHVENHRGTNGLQTIVTLSKLISQQAVHQCLRFIYTGTIDKDCNNLEEIREAADLLELPQLTQLLSRPQTVMENSSDEPNPHICLRIKESMERHCIGDGCFSDVTFELDDGLMKAHRAVLVGRCDVMRAMLLGDFREAHSNVIVFPGVTIYTFHKLLCYLYTDQIPPISAVKCLNLLELANRLCLPRLLNLVECRVIEDLTLISQNETNETVDHCLKLLEPVKLHNAHQLAEWCMSYLCVNYNLICKFSLKGLKALHQDNQEYLREHRWPPVWYLKDYDYYQRCLNELNKELKLKTSRRESPSDDEGCLCFTGVFSCWLLGKSKRSGDGSGTTENSNADNQIFNSAGNSLNHIDLEADMDLNL; translated from the exons ATGCCTAAAATGGACAACGAGCAGCCGCATCAAGAGTTGGTGAAGTGCGTCCTGGTGGGGGACACGGCGGTGGGCAAGACCCGTCTGATCTGCGCGAGGGCCTGCAACAAACATGTCTCGCTATCCCAGCTCCTCTCCACACACGTGCCGACCGTGTGGGCTATCGACCAGTATCGCATATACAAAGAT gtTCTCGAGCGATCCTGGGAGGTGGTGGATGGAGTGAATGTCTCACTTCGCCTATGGGATACATTTGGTGACCACGACAAGGATCGGCGTTTCGCATACGGCAG ATCTGATGTGGTGCTGCTGTGCTTTTCCATTGCCAGTCCAATTTCCTTGCGCAACTGCAAGATGATGTGGTATCCGGAAATTCGCCGCTTTTGTCCGGATGTTCCTGTCATTCTAGTTGGCTGCAAGAACGACCTGCGCTACATGTATCGCGACGAGAACTATCTCTCGTATTTCGGCGAGAAGGGAACCTTTGTTCG AGCGGCATTGAAGAGTGACCTGGTTATGCCGGATGAGGCGCGTGCCGTCGCCAAAGAGCTGGGGGTGGCCTACTACGAGACCAGTGTGTTCACCTACTTTGGAGTGAATGAGGTGTTTGAAAATGCCATCCGATCCGCGTTGATTGCACGGCGACAGCAGCGCTTCTGGATGACAAACCTAAAAAAGGTACAGAAGCCCCTGCTGCAAGCCCCGTTCCGGCCACCGAAGCCACCACCACCGGAGGTCACCGTCATGGTCGGCAACTATCGGCAGGATATCTACAACATGTTCCTGTCGCAGGCCTACACCGACCTTGTTCTGGTCGGGGCGGGTGGCACCAAGTTCGCCGTGCACAGGTTCATGCTAGCCGCCGCGTCCAGCATCTTCCAGCGCCTGCTTAGCACTGAGCTGACTGATATGGGCGGGCGGAGCAGCAGCGAATCTAGCATGGTCAGCTCAACATTCGGGGAGGCCACCATTGCGGACTTTAACGACGACACAGAGTCCCTGATCCGCTACGAATCACGCACACAACG AATGTGGGAACATTTAAAGCGCCGCTCCAGTTATCAGGCGTTACCTCTCATGGAGTCTAAGCGGTCCAACGATCTGTACAGGGAGCTACATCATCCGGTTCTGCAGAGCATTCGCCTGGTGCACGTGGAAAATCATCGGGGTACAAATGGTCTGCAGACAATTGTCACCCTTAGCAAGCTTATATCTCAGCAAGCTGTGCATCAGTGCCTGAGATTTATTTATACCGGTACCATTGACAAGGATTGCAATAATCTGGAG GAAATTAGAGAAGCTGCCGATCTATTAGAACTGCCGCAACTAACTCAGCTACTTTCCAGGCCTCAAACCGTTATGGAGAACTCCAGCGATGAGCCAAATCCACACATTTGCCTT CGCATCAAAGAAAGCATGGAACGGCATTGCATTGGTGACGGGTGCTTCAGTGATGTCACTTTTGAATTGGATGATGGTTTAATGAAG GCACACCGCGCTGTGTTAGTTGGTCGTTGTGATGTCATGCGCGCAATGTTGTTGGGTGACTTTCGCGAGGCGCATTCCAATGTG ATCGTATTCCCTGGAGTTACAATTTACACATTCCACAAGCTGCTGTGCTACCTGTACACTGATCAGATTCCGCCAATCTCGGCCGTCAAGTGCCTCAATCTGTTGGAGCTGGCCAACAGACTCTGCCTGCCACGGCTGCTAAACCTGGTTGAGTGCCGCGTTATTGAAGATCTCACATTGATTTCCCAGAACGAAACCAATGAAACGGTGGATCACTGTCTAAAGTTACTGGAGCCAGTGAAG CTGCACAACGCACATCAATTGGCCGAGTGGTGCATGTCATACCTGTGCGTCAATTACAACCTTATTTGTAAGTTTTCACTCAAGGGCCTAAAGGCGCTGCACCAGGATAATCAGGAGTACTTGCGAGAGCACCGATGGCCTCCTGTCTGGTATCTCAAGGACTATGATTACTATCAGCGATGCCTGAACGAGTTGAACAAGGAGCTAAAGCTAAAGACTTCGAGGCGGGAGTCGCCAAGCGATGACGAGGGTTGTCTGTGCTTCACGGGCG TATTCTCTTGCTGGCTGTTAGGTAAATCGAAGCGCAGCGGTGATGGGAGTGGCACTACGGAGAACAGCAACGCAGATAATCAGATCTTTAACAGCGCCGGCAACTCGCTCAACCACATTGATTTGGAGGCGGACATGGACTTGAATCTCTGA
- the LOC120448125 gene encoding rho-related BTB domain-containing protein 1 isoform X3 has protein sequence MPKMDNEQPHQELVKCVLVGDTAVGKTRLICARACNKHVSLSQLLSTHVPTVWAIDQYRIYKDVLERSWEVVDGVNVSLRLWDTFGDHDKDRRFAYGRSDVVLLCFSIASPISLRNCKMMWYPEIRRFCPDVPVILVGCKNDLRYMYRDENYLSYFGEKGTFVRAALKSDLVMPDEARAVAKELGVAYYETSVFTYFGVNEVFENAIRSALIARRQQRFWMTNLKKVQKPLLQAPFRPPKPPPPEVTVMVGNYRQDIYNMFLSQAYTDLVLVGAGGTKFAVHRFMLAAASSIFQRLLSTELTDMGGRSSSESSMVSSTFGEATIADFNDDTESLIRYESRTQRRMWEHLKRRSSYQALPLMESKRSNDLYRELHHPVLQSIRLVHVENHRGTNGLQTIVTLSKLISQQAVHQCLRFIYTGTIDKDCNNLEEIREAADLLELPQLTQLLSRPQTVMENSSDEPNPHICLRIKESMERHCIGDGCFSDVTFELDDGLMKAHRAVLVGRCDVMRAMLLGDFREAHSNVIVFPGVTIYTFHKLLCYLYTDQIPPISAVKCLNLLELANRLCLPRLLNLVECRVIEDLTLISQNETNETVDHCLKLLEPVKLHNAHQLAEWCMSYLCVNYNLICKFSLKGLKALHQDNQEYLREHRWPPVWYLKDYDYYQRCLNELNKELKLKTSRRESPSDDEGCLCFTGGKSKRSGDGSGTTENSNADNQIFNSAGNSLNHIDLEADMDLNL, from the exons ATGCCTAAAATGGACAACGAGCAGCCGCATCAAGAGTTGGTGAAGTGCGTCCTGGTGGGGGACACGGCGGTGGGCAAGACCCGTCTGATCTGCGCGAGGGCCTGCAACAAACATGTCTCGCTATCCCAGCTCCTCTCCACACACGTGCCGACCGTGTGGGCTATCGACCAGTATCGCATATACAAAGAT gtTCTCGAGCGATCCTGGGAGGTGGTGGATGGAGTGAATGTCTCACTTCGCCTATGGGATACATTTGGTGACCACGACAAGGATCGGCGTTTCGCATACGGCAG ATCTGATGTGGTGCTGCTGTGCTTTTCCATTGCCAGTCCAATTTCCTTGCGCAACTGCAAGATGATGTGGTATCCGGAAATTCGCCGCTTTTGTCCGGATGTTCCTGTCATTCTAGTTGGCTGCAAGAACGACCTGCGCTACATGTATCGCGACGAGAACTATCTCTCGTATTTCGGCGAGAAGGGAACCTTTGTTCG AGCGGCATTGAAGAGTGACCTGGTTATGCCGGATGAGGCGCGTGCCGTCGCCAAAGAGCTGGGGGTGGCCTACTACGAGACCAGTGTGTTCACCTACTTTGGAGTGAATGAGGTGTTTGAAAATGCCATCCGATCCGCGTTGATTGCACGGCGACAGCAGCGCTTCTGGATGACAAACCTAAAAAAGGTACAGAAGCCCCTGCTGCAAGCCCCGTTCCGGCCACCGAAGCCACCACCACCGGAGGTCACCGTCATGGTCGGCAACTATCGGCAGGATATCTACAACATGTTCCTGTCGCAGGCCTACACCGACCTTGTTCTGGTCGGGGCGGGTGGCACCAAGTTCGCCGTGCACAGGTTCATGCTAGCCGCCGCGTCCAGCATCTTCCAGCGCCTGCTTAGCACTGAGCTGACTGATATGGGCGGGCGGAGCAGCAGCGAATCTAGCATGGTCAGCTCAACATTCGGGGAGGCCACCATTGCGGACTTTAACGACGACACAGAGTCCCTGATCCGCTACGAATCACGCACACAACG CAGAATGTGGGAACATTTAAAGCGCCGCTCCAGTTATCAGGCGTTACCTCTCATGGAGTCTAAGCGGTCCAACGATCTGTACAGGGAGCTACATCATCCGGTTCTGCAGAGCATTCGCCTGGTGCACGTGGAAAATCATCGGGGTACAAATGGTCTGCAGACAATTGTCACCCTTAGCAAGCTTATATCTCAGCAAGCTGTGCATCAGTGCCTGAGATTTATTTATACCGGTACCATTGACAAGGATTGCAATAATCTGGAG GAAATTAGAGAAGCTGCCGATCTATTAGAACTGCCGCAACTAACTCAGCTACTTTCCAGGCCTCAAACCGTTATGGAGAACTCCAGCGATGAGCCAAATCCACACATTTGCCTT CGCATCAAAGAAAGCATGGAACGGCATTGCATTGGTGACGGGTGCTTCAGTGATGTCACTTTTGAATTGGATGATGGTTTAATGAAG GCACACCGCGCTGTGTTAGTTGGTCGTTGTGATGTCATGCGCGCAATGTTGTTGGGTGACTTTCGCGAGGCGCATTCCAATGTG ATCGTATTCCCTGGAGTTACAATTTACACATTCCACAAGCTGCTGTGCTACCTGTACACTGATCAGATTCCGCCAATCTCGGCCGTCAAGTGCCTCAATCTGTTGGAGCTGGCCAACAGACTCTGCCTGCCACGGCTGCTAAACCTGGTTGAGTGCCGCGTTATTGAAGATCTCACATTGATTTCCCAGAACGAAACCAATGAAACGGTGGATCACTGTCTAAAGTTACTGGAGCCAGTGAAG CTGCACAACGCACATCAATTGGCCGAGTGGTGCATGTCATACCTGTGCGTCAATTACAACCTTATTTGTAAGTTTTCACTCAAGGGCCTAAAGGCGCTGCACCAGGATAATCAGGAGTACTTGCGAGAGCACCGATGGCCTCCTGTCTGGTATCTCAAGGACTATGATTACTATCAGCGATGCCTGAACGAGTTGAACAAGGAGCTAAAGCTAAAGACTTCGAGGCGGGAGTCGCCAAGCGATGACGAGGGTTGTCTGTGCTTCACGGGCG GTAAATCGAAGCGCAGCGGTGATGGGAGTGGCACTACGGAGAACAGCAACGCAGATAATCAGATCTTTAACAGCGCCGGCAACTCGCTCAACCACATTGATTTGGAGGCGGACATGGACTTGAATCTCTGA